The following is a genomic window from Aricia agestis chromosome 12, ilAriAges1.1, whole genome shotgun sequence.
CGGATTTCTCTCTCTAAGGTCCTCTACAAGTAaggaattatatatttttttattactgattGTGCATGGttgcttttttttaaaacacagtCAGAACACAAAGTGCAAATTTAATCTGTATGTACTTAATTACATACcttaattttttcataattttctggacaatatttaaaaaccgGTGCTTCAAATAGGGTCAGTGGGTTACAAGACTGCCAACTCTTATAGGAACTGACAAACTCAAGCCCTAAAAGGTGTCCAGACACAGAAGTCATCACCATTTCACAATTCTGACCCATAACTTCTGCTTCAAAttcataaattttattgtactgAGACAAGCCTTCTCTCTGCAAGCAAGGGAATAATAtacctaatttcataaaatattaataataatacatatcaATCAGACAAACAAAATGTAATCAGTGTAATCTTcctttgtattaaaataattttattcaacttACTCTTCTACTCGTTCCTCGTGAAAGATGCAAAGCGATGTTTTTTGCTGCATCATTTTTTTCAGCtacatttaaatactttattggTCTAGTCATATCCGAATAAAATCGAATTTTTTGATAAGTAAGTAAATTGCTACCCAATGTTTTCAAGAAATCATATCCTATTGGTCTGATAACACGAAGAAATTTCATGTTAAATTAGAATGTTCACATCATTGATGTCATACTTCTTTGGCTAGATGAAAATATTACTtctgaatatttttaaacaactgcatttattaatttctattttgtaaaataattataatatttaaaccgCCAAAATACCTCTCACAcaatattgtaaacaaataaaatgtcaaaataacGAGTGAATagtgcacagattactagtatatatttggaatAGTGATAGTGACAGCTatcaaatactttttttttcattaggaATGAAATaggaaaagaaaagaaagaagaggGCAAACCAAAGACCCTTctctttttttttggaaaaataaaACCTAGGCGTAAAACTTCTCCTTAGTTCGCAAATTCCCAAATAAACCGTATTAAGTAACTACTTattgagggattttcatttatattttttaattttatttttaacaatcttaactagatggcgttaggataaacacttctagattttctattggttcctcactgaactgaaattatctgcaggttggcattactgactacatatgggttgtgtttccaaaaaatatcagtgtactgtcaagtgtgacataaatcaaaaatacaatgtgtcccgacaccggtgtccgatcctttaatgtcatgatctatggcatattttatcgacaaattggccctcaaattttttctctttctcacggttgtaaaatggcagccattttagtttttctcgagCTTTTACACTAATCTGATCAgaacttctcatgtaaatatcctattaagataaaaaaaggtctcatttgatagctaatcttgtggactacgctaacacaggcaatatgttataaatttcgtggaattaaacatagaaaaaccaaagtttaagaaaaatttttgtgtattttttaattaatggctttttgtgaaaaatctagcacattaaactggttcttttttgttttaaaaagatagaggatgtttttatcttaaataaattctttatttcaatgctctaagcTCTCTCTACtttattatactttattatatatactggcacagtatagcaatatgacatatccctataaactgtgATACTGGTCAAATCCACTGGATACTTGGATAGTAATTTTTTGACATTGACAATTTGTCAATGACAAATAAATAACCTTGCTTTTCCAAACAAAACAAAGAGattttaactaaaatattattccaaaaatataataaaggtaCAGGAAAAGTATCAGGAATATAAAGGTTTTGTGCAATAAAAAGACGAAACAAGAGAGTTCTGTGTTTTTTGCCCGCGTCAAGTAGTTACGTTAGCAGCTGATACATTGTTATACAATAAGAATGATAAAGTCGCAATCACTCAACAATTTAAGTTTAGCTAGAATGTTTTTCCTTGTCAATTGTTTAAAACGATTTAAAAGTTCACAACAATGGTTGAGTCGCCAGCGAGCTGATCCTTATGTAGAAAAGGCAAAGATAAGTAACTACAGGTAAGTCAAAAAATTCatggattattttattatacctatCTTCTATAAAAACTGGTTATAcataaaatttgaaaaagaGCCAAATCAGTTTATGTAGTAAACAACAAGATGCTATTTCAATTGTAACCTTTTGTAactcataaaatattactttcttgtTCTGTAAGGTAACAGAGTAATTAAGAATATAGTACCATCTATTTAAGAATATAGACATAATTATGgatactttaaattttaatacaggTGTCGTAGTGCATTCAAGCTGATAGAAATGAATGAAAAAACCAATATTTTGACACCGGGTCAGACTGTTATTGACCTGGGGGCATCCCCGGGATCATGGACACAAGTAGCAGTACAGAAGACTAATGCGGATGGAGCAGATCCTAAGAAACCAATTGGCACAGTACTGGCTGTTGATAAACTTCAAATATATCCAATAAAGGTATGTATGCTATGTTATACTTAGAGTTACAAGCAGAAACCACTCTGTTTGAAGTGGCATTAGGACTTAGATAAGGTCGTACTTGAAATAACAATTGCAGATAAAATTGTATTCATAGTTGAGCAAAGATTATTACAATAAGTAggaagttttattattaaattataaatattactataatgttactttttttaacAGGGTGCTACCATTTTGAGCAACATGGATTTTTCAACAATTGAAGCTCATGACAGAGTAATTGAAGTGCTCAATGGAAAAAAGGTAGATTTAGTACTCTCTGACATGGCTCCCAGCGCGACAGGGATAAGAGAAATAGACAAAGATAGAATTGTGGGTCTGTGTTATATGGCCATCAGATTCGCCGCACTCGTCTCTAGGATTGATGGCAATCTACTGTTTAAAGTGTGGGATGGAAAGGAGGTCCCAATTCTAGAAATGGATCTAGAGAgattttataaaagtataaaaatcttaaaaccAAAAGCAAGTAGATCTGATTCCTCCGAAAAATTCATTCTGGCAAGGGGGTTTAAAGGTGTTCAGAGACCTTTGGAAAATGGACGCTGGGGCTAAATAATGGTGTTTTGTTAGTCATTAGTCTTATTCTACTTATTGAGTTTGTGTTTTAGATTGAGAATGattttacataacataatattatgcttctgCCTCGAATCTTGTGATGGGAAGAATTTTGCCACAAAATTTGATGCAGAGGCCTTACTTAGGACTTTAAAGTTAACCATCATTGTTTAGAAAAGGCTAGCCTAAATAAATGTctgtgataataatatgaaaatctaAATCACTCACTAAggtgaaatattaatatttaatatactttagTAAACATTAATCAATAGTTTTAGTGCAGATTTTCAGaacattttgttaaaacttttactatatttttattgttagtaACATCAATATATCCTATGGgagatatataaatatttataatacctacatgtaagtcataataaaatgtatctaTTTTTGTTCCATGAGCTGATCAATAGACTTTTATagacttttatattatttgattgTTTAACTTTACAAACAAGATACTGCAATATTTTGTTaccatattatatcaataaatgatgataaataaaaaactgtttaataaaacaatattttttaattttaaaggcAATATAATAAATGCATGTGATTTCTTCAAACTAAAATTATCAACAAAATAATTCtgttcatataaaataatatctggTTATAAAATATCACACAATTTATTGTAACTGTCCATATCAAGCATGCACTATTTAAGCTATGGACGTAGAGATTATAtgttataattatgttacttaGAAATAGTTTTTCAGTAGAAGATATTAGTACCTGATATTTTGAACTCTTCCAAACATTAGATTGTGCAGCTTAGGATACAATTTTATGATTAGTTAAATATACCATACTAGTATGATTTAGACTTTAGATACTGATCTTATGGATATTAATTTACATAGTATTTTATTCGTTTTAAATATGAAGTcccaataatattgtaaattatcaTTTTACCGGATTTGTTGcttatagaaaatatattttacaaaatacctcTTTAtggtaaaattaataaattacaaccATATAATTTTTTGTCTTGTTAAAtaggtacatacattttttcaaatataatttttatttgtcaaTAACGTATTAATTGCAACTTATTGCGAATAGATACTAAGTTCTATTTCAAAATCAGAAAGTACCAACATACTTAATATCAACCTTAATTTATAAATGCAAGTGCTAGCTTTAATGTTGCATTTCTAGTTTGTGCAATACACAACctatataataaagaaaattattgtttgtaaaGCCCTGTCTCAAAAGCCCAAAGCTTGTAATTCTGGCTACAAAAGTCTTACAAAGACATTAAGAAGGAAAGAGACATCATAACCTTTGACTCTTTCTTGTGTGGCCTATAAATTGATAGCACTCCCTACAATTGACTAAATCTAttgacatatatattttttaactgatACACAATTTGTACGAGTTTGGCAAAAAATACATATACTTTATGCACAGTCAATGTCTGTTTTCACGTACCACATTACGACCTTATATCGATGACTATAAGGTTCAATACTCGTTCGAAAACTCGAATGTCTATTCGAGTGCAGGCTATCTCTCTCGCACGCCAATGCTGTTTCGTGAGACTCACAAACGAAGTGAAATTTGAGGTTCCCGGTAAGCAAACCTATACCGTCGGCTAGAAAGTCGATTCGAGCGCAAGCTACCTTCAGTATAACAAAGGCATAAGTGCtaacattttcaaaattatatgcGCCCTTTTCTCATCGCATCTTAGGTAccaatatcaatattatgtctCACGTGAGAGCCTGCAATCGAAGCGACTTCAAGTCTCATAGGTTCTGAAGGCAGGTCATAGTAGCTATAATGTCACTGCGACatttgaggatctattgtgaatTGAGGCCTCTGCCTGACTGcctggcgcggcggcggcgtgtaagcggcgcgttccaatgtatatatttatatggaCCGGTTCAAGTTCAAAACAGGGGCGCGGCGAGCGGCGCGCTGCGTACTAGAcgtgagtaatttgtattctgtgctaGACGGCTAtcccgcgccgccgccaccgCTCCCGTCCCGTCCGCAAAATTCGAGGCTGAGGCCTAAGACTCATAGGACCCCAGTTTGAATTTAGACGAATTGCGTTCGCGTGCCAGAAGAGAGCTTGTTAAGTTGTGCGGCGGACAGTAAGCTAGAGTGTGCGGCGTGGTCCAGCAGGAGGAGTCTTTCCCCCCTCTCGTCATTGGCGAGGGATGCGCGTGCGCAGCGACCGCCGCCCGTCTCTAGCGCGAAGCTGCTGACAGCGCATATCGCGTATATGAACGTCAGCACGAAGAGCGCGCAGCCAAAATCTGAAAGATAAGAGAGTTGTTTGATGAGCTTTTATGGAAATATGTTTTCTGTGGTTCTTATATTCTTACTAGCTgttcggcaaacgttgttttgccataaagattagataaaaatagataaaaacctTTTCTCatgcctaacgaatgtacatacataatttcattaaaatcggttgagccgttttagaGGAGTTCGCGTACAAACActgcgacacgagaatttttagGAAACAACTTCTTTCATAGTTTGTTTCGTTTGTTATTGTCATGGAAACATGAACAGTTTTGTTCCTATGGGCTATGGCCATTATCAAAGTGGTGGTGCAGGTAAATCAAAtgattatgtaccatcgaggaaattataTCTAAGCAGTTGACGCACCTACGTTATGTGttagttataaattatgatcggtcggatgggtttgacttaggtccgccatctgtctaggaatcaacttctctgatagtagttaccatagctgggcattaactcgttaatccgttaattaacgaagttaacattttgattaacggattaatttttaaattaacttttaaaaatattaacggactcgttaacttccgttaatatgcagaagtccgttaatcgttaaccCAATGCcaactatttaccgcacggcaccgcggcgcggcgcgaaaacaggttcagacagttagtatgaaacgacaagtgccgggcgggcgggcagcgcggcgccgcggcacggcaacagtgagtgaaacaaaaacaatacattttcaggcgcgtgcgagtgagaagagatttgtttcgttttatcatttcattactcagcgccgtgCTTATACAGtgaagagtgatttgtttattgtataaatcatttgcattgaccaggcgcggtcgcagcccgaaattttggagggggtcactcactagtcactacactaaaaatttatcgctgtaggataactagaaatttccttttattatttggcaagattttgagatttttcaatttgaccttagatttgggggggggggtcatgtccgcGGGtcgtgccccccccccccccccccccccctttggACCGCGCCTGATGTTgacaaagaagagtgcagtgtaatttagttcggtagaatacaataattataaaaatatgttgttttgtccctaacctgtaattcacttccagaacctaaaccaacaggttttgtatattatgtatctacACTAACGCAATTATATAAATCATAACATATTAAcgaattaacgattaacgttaacttgcgttaattcgtccgtaatgtaacgctttaacgtttaacgaagctaacttttttcttaacggattaacgattaacgaagttaagtatttgattaacggtgcccagctatggtaGTTACTTATTTAAGAAACTTACTTATCGGCTTTCTGACACGCTATTAAAGGTCAAGAGATGGTATAAAAACTCCCAAACGAAACCAATAACTTACGATAGAGGTTA
Proteins encoded in this region:
- the LOC121732779 gene encoding rRNA methyltransferase 2, mitochondrial — translated: MIKSQSLNNLSLARMFFLVNCLKRFKSSQQWLSRQRADPYVEKAKISNYRCRSAFKLIEMNEKTNILTPGQTVIDLGASPGSWTQVAVQKTNADGADPKKPIGTVLAVDKLQIYPIKGATILSNMDFSTIEAHDRVIEVLNGKKVDLVLSDMAPSATGIREIDKDRIVGLCYMAIRFAALVSRIDGNLLFKVWDGKEVPILEMDLERFYKSIKILKPKASRSDSSEKFILARGFKGVQRPLENGRWG